Proteins encoded by one window of Streptomyces sp. NBC_01477:
- a CDS encoding MBL fold metallo-hydrolase, whose translation MTGAGPQPSRFVKARPAPFGADPAGARLDRILKSPNYADGAFVNPIGARQAPSKEMLKSLPANLRKEARVTRKPARPVPVHPTTLADIASPPASGLRLTWMGHSTVLAEIGGRRVLFDPVWGQRCSPFPFVGPRRVHPTPVPLGSLTGLDVVVISHDHYDHLDMPTIVELVRSDVVFAVPLGVGAHLEHWGVPAARLRELDWNESTEIAGLRLTATPARHFCGRGLRGRQQTLWASWAVTDGTHRLFHSGDTGYFPGFADIGAEHGPFDATMIQIGAYSEFWPDIHMTPAEGMRAHTDLSGGTPCGVMLPIHWGTFNLAQHAWADPAEGTVAAARATGSKIATPRVGAPFEPADPQPDDWWWREVAVVPAGGWPAHPERPAGADHPADDYEPARPE comes from the coding sequence GTGACCGGCGCCGGCCCGCAGCCGTCCCGCTTCGTGAAAGCGCGCCCGGCGCCGTTCGGAGCCGACCCCGCGGGCGCGCGCCTCGACCGCATCCTGAAATCGCCGAACTACGCGGACGGCGCCTTCGTGAACCCGATCGGCGCCCGCCAGGCCCCGAGCAAGGAGATGCTCAAGTCGCTGCCCGCGAACCTCCGCAAGGAGGCCCGGGTGACCAGGAAGCCCGCCAGGCCGGTGCCCGTGCACCCCACCACGCTCGCCGACATCGCGTCCCCTCCGGCGTCCGGACTGCGGCTGACCTGGATGGGCCACTCCACCGTGCTGGCCGAGATCGGCGGGCGCCGGGTGCTCTTCGACCCGGTGTGGGGCCAGCGCTGCTCGCCCTTCCCCTTCGTCGGCCCGCGCCGGGTGCACCCGACGCCCGTCCCGCTGGGCTCGCTGACCGGTCTCGACGTGGTCGTCATCTCGCACGACCACTACGACCACCTCGACATGCCGACCATCGTCGAACTCGTACGCAGCGACGTCGTCTTCGCGGTGCCGCTGGGCGTCGGCGCGCACCTGGAACACTGGGGCGTACCCGCCGCGCGGCTGCGCGAACTGGACTGGAACGAGTCCACCGAGATCGCCGGCCTGCGCCTGACCGCCACCCCCGCCCGGCACTTCTGCGGGCGCGGCCTGCGCGGGCGGCAGCAGACCCTGTGGGCCTCCTGGGCGGTCACCGACGGCACCCACCGCCTCTTCCACAGCGGCGACACCGGCTACTTCCCCGGCTTCGCCGACATCGGCGCCGAGCACGGCCCCTTCGACGCCACGATGATCCAGATCGGCGCCTACAGCGAGTTCTGGCCGGACATCCACATGACGCCCGCCGAGGGCATGCGGGCGCACACCGACCTGTCGGGCGGCACCCCGTGCGGGGTGATGCTGCCCATCCACTGGGGCACCTTCAACCTCGCCCAGCACGCCTGGGCCGACCCCGCCGAGGGGACGGTGGCCGCGGCCCGTGCGACCGGGTCGAAGATCGCCACCCCGCGGGTCGGCGCGCCCTTCGAGCCGGCCGACCCGCAGCCCGACGACTGGTGGTGGCGCGAGGTCGCCGTCGTCCCGGCGGGCGGCTGGCCCGCGCACCCGGAGCGGCCGGCCGGCGCCGATCACCCGGCCGACGACTACGAGCCGGCCCGCCCGGAGTAG
- a CDS encoding GNAT family N-acetyltransferase → MGWTTTNDPDRFLAAAEDFLQSRPVENSVLLTVCDTLRRRGLTAYGPRPPVMGWWRPATGGAPAGTLAGAVQAAFVQTPPHPPMLSRGPDAAARELARQWTGEPLAEARGDHEAVTAFADAWCARTGTRRHIAARTRVHALGELTPRRPGPPGAAGTAVAADRDLLLRWSREMAAEIGIPLPGGDAVVDDVIAHGGRALWRTPDGEAVAMAGRSVEIRGAIRVVAVYTPPEHRGKGYAGAAVTAVSQAALDAGARHVLLVTDLANPVSNGLYRRLGYRPVRDSLHVAFTAAGAAEAGPST, encoded by the coding sequence ATGGGATGGACCACCACCAATGACCCGGACCGTTTCCTCGCCGCTGCGGAGGACTTCCTCCAGTCGCGTCCCGTGGAGAATTCCGTCCTGCTCACCGTCTGCGACACCCTGCGCCGCCGCGGCCTCACCGCGTACGGACCGCGGCCGCCGGTCATGGGCTGGTGGCGCCCGGCCACCGGGGGAGCGCCGGCCGGAACCCTGGCCGGAGCCGTACAGGCGGCCTTCGTGCAGACGCCCCCCCATCCGCCCATGCTCTCCCGCGGCCCGGACGCCGCGGCCCGCGAGCTGGCCCGGCAGTGGACGGGCGAGCCGCTCGCCGAAGCGCGGGGCGACCACGAGGCGGTCACCGCCTTCGCTGACGCCTGGTGCGCCAGGACCGGCACCCGCCGGCACATCGCGGCGCGCACCCGCGTCCACGCGCTCGGCGAGCTGACCCCGCGCCGTCCGGGGCCGCCGGGAGCCGCCGGAACCGCGGTCGCCGCCGACCGCGATCTGCTGCTGCGCTGGTCGCGGGAGATGGCCGCGGAGATCGGCATACCGCTGCCCGGCGGCGACGCCGTCGTGGACGACGTGATCGCGCACGGCGGCCGCGCCCTGTGGCGCACACCGGACGGCGAAGCGGTCGCGATGGCCGGCCGGTCCGTCGAAATCCGCGGCGCCATAAGGGTGGTGGCCGTCTACACCCCGCCCGAGCACCGAGGCAAGGGCTACGCGGGCGCCGCGGTGACCGCCGTCTCGCAGGCCGCGCTCGACGCCGGGGCTCGCCATGTGCTGCTGGTCACCGACCTCGCCAACCCGGTCAGCAACGGCCTCTACCGGCGGCTGGGCTATCGGCCGGTACGCGACAGCCTGCACGTGGCCTTCACCGCGGCGGGGGCCGCGGAGGCCGGACCGAGCACGTAA
- a CDS encoding DUF5302 domain-containing protein — protein sequence MTDQKQQAAAEPAAAEPSTEEPEVTAPEDEDEVKRKFREALERKQGAHRGSGAAGTGPDQSKIHGAHGRAGGPREFRRKSG from the coding sequence ATGACCGACCAGAAGCAGCAGGCCGCTGCGGAACCCGCGGCAGCAGAACCTTCCACCGAGGAGCCCGAAGTCACGGCCCCCGAGGACGAGGACGAGGTGAAGCGGAAGTTCCGCGAAGCGCTCGAGCGCAAGCAGGGGGCTCACCGGGGGTCCGGCGCCGCCGGCACAGGACCCGATCAGTCCAAGATCCACGGCGCTCATGGGCGCGCCGGCGGCCCCCGCGAATTCCGCCGCAAGAGCGGCTGA
- a CDS encoding saccharopine dehydrogenase family protein, protein MTWLLYGATGYTGRLIARRAVALGMRPVLAGRSAAKVVPLAAELGLEHRVFGLQEPAAIRRGLAGVESVAHCAGPFVRTALPMATACVETGTGYLDITGEIDVFESLHALGGRAASAGVTLLPGAGFDVVPTDCVAALLAARLPDATQLDLAFITGGGASPGTARTALESAADGGRIRSGGEIRTVPFGSRQVRAAFPSGARTVVSVPWGDVSTAYHSTGIPDITTYMALPAPALAMTRMLRLGPLRGAVGGAVGRLVRGPGERALNGTGCEVWGRARDAAGNTVSATLTGPNPYRLTVDAVLRIVGRLKELPDGFQTPSRALGADFAGTLDGVTVTMAALR, encoded by the coding sequence ATGACCTGGCTGTTGTACGGCGCTACCGGCTACACCGGCCGCCTGATCGCCCGCCGCGCCGTCGCCCTCGGTATGCGCCCCGTCCTGGCGGGCCGCAGTGCCGCGAAGGTGGTGCCGCTGGCGGCCGAACTCGGCCTGGAGCACCGGGTGTTCGGCTTGCAGGAGCCGGCCGCGATACGCCGCGGCCTGGCCGGCGTGGAGAGCGTGGCGCACTGCGCCGGCCCCTTCGTGCGCACCGCGCTGCCGATGGCGACCGCCTGCGTGGAGACCGGTACCGGCTATCTGGACATCACCGGTGAGATCGACGTCTTCGAGTCGCTGCACGCGCTGGGCGGCCGGGCGGCGTCGGCCGGGGTGACCCTGCTGCCGGGGGCCGGCTTCGACGTGGTGCCGACGGACTGCGTGGCCGCGCTGCTGGCGGCCCGGCTGCCGGACGCGACGCAGCTGGACCTGGCCTTCATCACCGGCGGCGGGGCGAGCCCCGGCACGGCGCGTACCGCGCTGGAGAGCGCGGCGGACGGCGGGCGGATCCGTTCGGGCGGCGAGATCCGTACCGTGCCGTTCGGTTCGCGGCAGGTGCGGGCCGCCTTCCCCTCGGGGGCGCGGACGGTGGTGTCGGTGCCGTGGGGCGATGTCAGTACGGCCTACCACTCGACCGGTATCCCGGACATCACGACGTATATGGCGCTGCCCGCGCCGGCGCTGGCCATGACCCGGATGCTGCGGCTCGGCCCGCTGCGCGGCGCGGTCGGCGGTGCGGTGGGGCGGCTGGTGCGCGGTCCCGGCGAGCGGGCGCTGAACGGCACCGGCTGCGAGGTGTGGGGGCGGGCCAGGGACGCGGCGGGCAACACGGTCTCCGCGACGCTCACCGGCCCGAATCCGTACCGGCTGACCGTGGACGCGGTGCTGCGGATCGTCGGGCGGCTGAAGGAGTTGCCGGACGGCTTCCAGACCCCCTCGCGCGCGCTGGGCGCGGACTTCGCGGGCACTCTGGACGGTGTGACGGTCACCATGGCGGCGCTGCGCTGA
- a CDS encoding SAM-dependent methyltransferase, with translation MTDQGFPVGEIDTSRPHPARMYDFFLGGRDNYEVDRDAAQRVIDVFPDIVPTTRANRRFMHRAVRHLAASGIRQIIDIGTGIPTAPNTHQIAHEVSEDVRVAYIDNDPIVATHAGAHLLGAGNTGFFLGDLREPESVLQHPTIGELIDFDQPVGLMLVAVLHFITDKEDPAALVAAYRDALPAGSQLVLSHATSDFHPAEAGLDEARDVYKDRRATATVTTRSHAEVLPFFDGFDLVEPGLVQIPLWHPQGGAAPEAEELRHVGTYGGVGVKR, from the coding sequence TTGACCGACCAGGGATTCCCCGTCGGGGAGATAGACACCAGCAGGCCGCACCCGGCCCGGATGTACGACTTCTTCCTCGGTGGCCGAGACAACTACGAGGTCGACCGGGACGCCGCCCAGCGCGTGATCGACGTGTTCCCGGACATCGTGCCGACGACCCGCGCCAACCGCCGCTTCATGCACCGCGCCGTCCGCCACCTCGCCGCCAGCGGCATCCGGCAGATCATCGACATCGGCACCGGCATCCCGACCGCGCCCAACACCCACCAGATCGCCCACGAGGTCTCCGAGGACGTCCGGGTCGCGTACATCGACAACGACCCGATCGTGGCGACCCACGCCGGAGCGCACCTGCTCGGCGCGGGGAACACCGGCTTCTTCCTCGGTGACCTGCGCGAGCCGGAGAGCGTTCTCCAGCACCCCACCATCGGCGAACTGATCGACTTCGACCAGCCGGTCGGACTGATGCTGGTGGCCGTGCTCCACTTCATCACCGACAAGGAGGACCCGGCGGCCCTGGTCGCCGCCTACCGCGACGCGCTGCCCGCCGGCAGCCAGCTGGTCCTCTCGCACGCCACCAGCGACTTCCACCCCGCCGAGGCCGGACTCGACGAGGCCAGGGACGTCTACAAGGACCGCAGGGCCACGGCGACCGTCACCACCAGGAGCCACGCCGAGGTACTGCCGTTCTTCGACGGCTTCGACCTGGTCGAACCCGGCCTGGTGCAGATCCCGCTGTGGCACCCCCAAGGCGGTGCGGCCCCCGAAGCGGAGGAGCTGCGCCACGTCGGGACCTACGGAGGCGTCGGCGTCAAGCGCTGA
- a CDS encoding DUF397 domain-containing protein — MYGYEDVYDGIYNGMPANQLGNEGWRKPWSGGNGGSCVEAKKLNDGRVALRQSTDPDGPALIYSNHEITTFILGAKAGEADFLLG, encoded by the coding sequence ATGTACGGGTACGAGGACGTATACGACGGAATCTACAACGGAATGCCCGCCAACCAACTCGGCAACGAGGGCTGGCGGAAGCCGTGGAGCGGCGGCAACGGAGGCTCCTGCGTCGAGGCGAAGAAACTCAACGACGGCAGGGTGGCACTGCGCCAGTCCACCGATCCCGACGGCCCCGCGCTGATCTACAGCAATCACGAGATCACCACGTTCATCCTGGGCGCCAAAGCAGGCGAAGCGGACTTCCTGCTCGGCTGA
- a CDS encoding helix-turn-helix domain-containing protein — MMDPRPGGAPTVLRMVLGKRLQDLREQAGISLEQAGRALDVTHATVRRMEKAEVGLKIPYVEKLLITYGITTPEEISGFLALAREANRPGWWHSFRDVLPDWFSAFVSLEGEAAVIRAYEPHYVPGLLQSTGYARATLRAGLPNAEPAEIDRLLTLRIERQALVRRSEAPPLLWVVMDETVLRRPIGGRRVMREQMEQLMEATELPNVRLQIMPFAAGPHPAMYGPFHIFRFQLQEIPDIAYAESLVGGTYFDERDDVSAFLEALDRMCAQAAPAQSTKAILDGMRKEI; from the coding sequence GTGATGGATCCCCGGCCGGGAGGAGCCCCGACCGTCCTGCGCATGGTGCTCGGAAAGCGCCTTCAGGATTTGCGGGAGCAGGCCGGTATCAGCCTGGAACAGGCCGGCCGCGCGCTGGACGTCACCCATGCCACCGTCCGCCGGATGGAAAAGGCGGAAGTCGGGCTGAAAATCCCGTATGTCGAGAAACTCCTCATCACTTACGGAATCACCACACCCGAGGAGATCAGCGGCTTCCTCGCGCTCGCCCGGGAGGCCAACAGGCCCGGCTGGTGGCACAGCTTCCGCGACGTCCTGCCCGACTGGTTCAGCGCCTTCGTCAGCCTGGAGGGCGAGGCCGCGGTCATCCGCGCGTACGAACCGCACTACGTGCCCGGTCTGCTCCAGAGCACCGGCTACGCGCGGGCCACGCTGCGCGCCGGACTGCCGAACGCCGAGCCGGCCGAGATCGACCGGCTGCTCACCCTGCGGATCGAACGCCAGGCCCTGGTCAGGCGGTCGGAGGCGCCGCCGCTGCTGTGGGTCGTCATGGACGAGACGGTGCTGCGCCGCCCGATCGGCGGCCGGCGGGTGATGCGCGAGCAGATGGAGCAGCTGATGGAGGCCACCGAGCTGCCCAACGTCCGGCTGCAGATCATGCCGTTCGCGGCCGGACCGCATCCGGCCATGTACGGACCATTCCACATCTTCCGGTTCCAGCTGCAGGAGATCCCGGACATCGCCTACGCCGAGAGCCTGGTCGGCGGGACCTACTTCGACGAGCGCGACGACGTGTCCGCGTTCCTGGAGGCGCTGGACCGGATGTGCGCGCAGGCCGCGCCAGCACAGAGCACCAAAGCCATCCTCGATGGCATGCGCAAGGAGATCTGA
- a CDS encoding ATP-binding protein, with translation MVLSPDALWRERLDGVGVPGRHDVFRLPALSASVADARGRIRARLREWGVGAELRDDASLVVTELFTNAVRHTDSEKITCVLEDRGSVVRVEVTDQGRCTSVPAPGIAGADEEGGRGLLLVSVLSLAWGSDPAENGTGRVVWAELSAHRAPH, from the coding sequence GTGGTTCTTTCACCTGATGCCCTCTGGCGCGAGCGCCTTGATGGTGTCGGCGTCCCCGGCCGCCATGACGTGTTCAGGCTGCCCGCACTCAGCGCGTCCGTCGCGGACGCCCGCGGGCGGATACGTGCACGTTTGCGGGAATGGGGAGTCGGCGCCGAATTGCGCGATGACGCGAGTCTGGTGGTGACCGAACTGTTCACCAATGCTGTACGGCACACCGACAGCGAGAAGATCACCTGTGTCCTGGAGGACCGCGGCAGCGTCGTACGTGTCGAAGTGACCGACCAGGGCCGGTGCACATCCGTGCCGGCGCCCGGCATCGCCGGCGCCGACGAAGAAGGCGGGCGAGGGCTGCTGCTGGTCAGCGTGCTCTCGCTGGCATGGGGGTCGGACCCGGCGGAGAACGGTACAGGTCGAGTGGTGTGGGCGGAGCTTTCCGCCCACCGCGCTCCCCACTGA
- a CDS encoding SGNH/GDSL hydrolase family protein, whose translation MADDAQGLNEGVIGSYTAVGDSFTEGVGDPGPDGAYVGWADRLAVLLADRREEHAFRYANLAVRGRLLDQIVAEQVSRAIELAPDLVTFCAGGNDILRPGGDPDAIAERFEAAVADLTDAVGTVLVCTGFDTRGVPVLRHLRGKIATYTAHVRSIADRHGCPVLDLWSLRSVQDRRAWSEDRLHLSAEGHTRVALRAAQVLGLDVPADPDQPWPPQDPRLPSEVRRDNINWAREYLVPWIGRRLRGESSGDHVEPKRPDLLPLR comes from the coding sequence GTGGCTGACGATGCGCAGGGACTCAACGAGGGCGTGATCGGGTCGTACACCGCGGTGGGGGACAGCTTCACCGAAGGCGTCGGCGATCCCGGCCCCGACGGCGCCTACGTCGGCTGGGCCGACCGGCTGGCGGTGCTGCTCGCCGACCGGCGCGAGGAGCACGCCTTCCGCTACGCCAACCTCGCGGTGCGCGGCCGGCTGCTGGACCAGATCGTGGCCGAGCAGGTGTCGCGGGCCATCGAACTCGCCCCCGACCTGGTCACCTTCTGCGCCGGCGGCAACGACATCCTGCGTCCCGGCGGCGACCCGGACGCCATCGCGGAGCGCTTCGAGGCGGCGGTCGCCGATCTGACCGACGCGGTCGGCACGGTCCTGGTCTGCACCGGTTTCGACACCCGCGGGGTGCCCGTACTGCGGCATCTACGCGGGAAGATCGCCACCTACACCGCGCATGTGCGGTCCATCGCCGACCGGCACGGATGTCCGGTTCTCGATCTGTGGTCGCTGCGCTCGGTGCAGGACCGCAGGGCCTGGAGCGAGGACCGGCTGCACCTGTCGGCCGAGGGCCACACCCGGGTCGCGCTGCGCGCCGCACAGGTGCTGGGCCTCGACGTGCCGGCCGACCCCGACCAGCCGTGGCCTCCGCAGGACCCCCGGCTGCCGTCCGAGGTGCGCCGGGACAACATCAACTGGGCGCGGGAGTACCTGGTGCCGTGGATAGGGCGCCGGCTGCGCGGCGAGTCCTCGGGCGACCACGTCGAGCCCAAACGCCCCGACCTGCTGCCCCTGCGTTAG
- a CDS encoding alpha-galactosidase — MIETGGSGRLWLLSGPGSSYALHVTERDELLHLHWGRRIALRDAEALATDPLPAERPFESALDGHEEYPVEGGPRFVRPALSVRSREVRGTEWCFEEYETVTGPAAQELRLHFHDSLHHLDLTLHYRVRPGCDVVERWSTATHVPNGHREPLELLRADAATWTLPHRDGWRMSQLHGRWGAESRLVRAPLTPGERVIGSRRGHTGHQHLPWFALDAGDATEEHGEVWTGALAWSGSWRIAVAGLPDGRVQATGGAGHDDAGLVRLDPGASYTSPVFAALWTGGGFGAASRAWHAYQLAHVVPEGRRVRPVLYNSWEATGLDVGERQQRELARRAAAMGVELFVVDDGWFGDRVSDRAGLGDWAPNPDRFPNGLKPLSDEVHALGMQFGIWVEPEMVNPDSDLYRAHPEWVQHHPGRRATEYRHQLVLNLARPDVREHLAERLDALLHSAPVDYVKWDFNRCFTDPGWPGERYPERLWTAHVEGLYELIDRLRAAHPGVAFESCSGGGGRVDLGILARTDQVWTSDNTDPLDRLLIQHGFSQLHPARVMAAWVTDSPSPMLNHRRSSLRFRFVSAMAGVLGIGGDLLDWSAEERAEAASWVALYKTVRPVVQLGDLHRLRPPGDGGLSAVQYVHGADTVVLAWLPAQSFGDPVPPLRLRGLDRDASYRDVATGVVQSGAVLAERGLRTTLAGDLDAAVFHLRRV, encoded by the coding sequence ATGATCGAAACGGGCGGATCCGGCCGGCTCTGGCTGCTCTCCGGGCCGGGCAGCAGCTACGCCCTGCACGTCACGGAACGCGACGAGCTGCTGCACCTGCACTGGGGGCGCCGGATAGCGCTCCGCGACGCCGAGGCGCTGGCCACCGACCCGCTGCCCGCGGAACGGCCCTTCGAGTCCGCGCTCGACGGCCACGAGGAGTACCCGGTCGAGGGCGGCCCGCGCTTCGTGCGCCCCGCGCTGTCGGTACGGTCCCGCGAGGTGCGCGGCACCGAGTGGTGCTTCGAGGAGTACGAGACCGTCACCGGCCCGGCCGCGCAGGAGCTGCGGCTGCACTTCCACGACTCGCTGCACCACCTCGACCTGACCCTGCACTACCGGGTACGCCCCGGCTGCGACGTCGTCGAGCGCTGGAGCACCGCCACCCACGTCCCCAACGGCCACCGCGAGCCGCTGGAGCTGCTGCGGGCCGACGCCGCCACCTGGACGCTGCCGCACCGCGACGGCTGGCGGATGTCCCAGCTGCACGGCCGCTGGGGCGCCGAGAGCCGGCTGGTACGCGCCCCGCTGACGCCCGGCGAGCGGGTGATCGGCAGCCGCCGCGGCCACACCGGCCACCAGCACCTGCCGTGGTTCGCGCTGGACGCGGGCGACGCGACCGAGGAGCACGGCGAGGTGTGGACCGGCGCGCTGGCCTGGTCCGGCTCCTGGCGGATCGCGGTCGCGGGCCTGCCCGACGGGCGGGTCCAGGCCACCGGCGGCGCGGGACACGACGACGCCGGACTCGTACGCCTCGACCCCGGCGCCTCCTACACCAGCCCGGTCTTCGCCGCGCTGTGGACCGGCGGCGGCTTCGGCGCCGCCAGCCGCGCCTGGCACGCCTACCAGCTGGCCCATGTCGTGCCCGAGGGGCGGCGGGTGCGGCCGGTGCTCTACAACTCCTGGGAGGCCACCGGCCTCGACGTCGGCGAGCGGCAGCAGCGCGAACTCGCCCGGCGGGCCGCCGCGATGGGCGTGGAGCTGTTCGTGGTGGACGACGGCTGGTTCGGCGACCGGGTGAGCGACCGGGCGGGCCTGGGCGACTGGGCACCCAACCCGGACCGCTTCCCGAACGGCTTGAAACCGCTCTCCGACGAGGTGCACGCGCTCGGTATGCAGTTCGGCATCTGGGTCGAACCGGAGATGGTCAACCCCGACAGCGACCTCTACCGCGCCCACCCGGAGTGGGTCCAGCACCACCCCGGCCGCCGCGCCACCGAGTACCGCCACCAACTGGTGCTCAACCTCGCGCGCCCCGATGTGCGCGAGCACCTTGCGGAACGGCTCGACGCGCTGCTGCACAGCGCTCCCGTCGACTACGTGAAGTGGGACTTCAACCGCTGCTTCACCGACCCCGGCTGGCCGGGAGAGCGCTATCCGGAACGGCTGTGGACCGCCCATGTCGAGGGCCTGTACGAGCTGATCGACCGGCTGCGGGCCGCGCATCCGGGCGTGGCCTTCGAGTCCTGCTCGGGCGGCGGCGGCCGGGTCGATCTGGGCATCCTGGCCCGCACCGACCAGGTCTGGACCTCCGACAACACCGACCCGCTCGACAGGCTGCTGATCCAGCACGGTTTCAGCCAGCTGCACCCCGCCCGGGTGATGGCCGCCTGGGTGACCGACAGCCCCAGCCCGATGCTCAACCACCGCCGCAGCTCGCTGCGCTTCCGCTTCGTCAGCGCCATGGCCGGCGTACTGGGCATCGGCGGCGACCTGCTCGACTGGAGCGCCGAGGAGCGCGCCGAGGCGGCCAGCTGGGTGGCGCTGTACAAAACGGTCCGCCCGGTCGTGCAGCTCGGCGACCTCCACCGGCTGCGCCCGCCGGGCGACGGCGGCCTGAGCGCCGTCCAGTACGTGCACGGCGCCGACACCGTCGTCCTGGCCTGGCTGCCCGCGCAGTCCTTCGGCGACCCGGTGCCGCCGCTGCGGCTGCGCGGCCTGGACCGGGACGCCTCGTACCGCGATGTGGCCACCGGGGTCGTGCAGAGCGGGGCGGTGCTGGCCGAGCGGGGCCTGCGCACCACGCTGGCCGGCGACCTCGACGCCGCCGTATTCCATCTGCGCCGAGTTTGA
- a CDS encoding tyrosine-protein phosphatase, protein MTQEVRQSAPTGPEPEPALTGVRNFRDVGGLPTADGRRVRHGVLFRSGHLAHATAQDAAFLAGLGLHTVFDFRNPDDIAMEGPDTALPGTRNLNMPLNDPAENAGFWQTVRDGDVPSLEAVLGEGRGAARMVAAYRKLILERTADHSRMLDLLTDPDRPAVPALLHCAAGKDRAGTSIAIILLALGVERSAIEADYLESNARHRRYKVVRGDGSTGTAIAPEVRELLSPLFEARVEYLRAAFDTIEERWGSVDRYLSEGLGLTEQRRERLREQLLTGG, encoded by the coding sequence GTGACCCAGGAAGTGCGGCAGTCCGCCCCGACCGGACCAGAACCCGAGCCCGCGCTGACCGGCGTGCGCAACTTCCGCGACGTCGGGGGGCTGCCCACCGCCGACGGCCGCCGGGTCAGGCACGGTGTGCTCTTCCGCAGCGGCCACCTCGCGCACGCCACCGCGCAGGACGCGGCCTTCCTCGCCGGGCTCGGCCTGCACACCGTCTTCGACTTCCGCAACCCGGACGACATCGCGATGGAGGGCCCGGACACCGCTCTCCCGGGCACCCGCAACCTGAACATGCCGCTCAACGACCCGGCCGAGAACGCCGGCTTCTGGCAGACCGTGCGGGACGGCGATGTGCCGTCGCTGGAGGCGGTGCTGGGCGAGGGCCGCGGCGCGGCCCGGATGGTCGCCGCTTACCGCAAGCTCATCCTGGAGCGCACCGCGGACCACTCCCGGATGCTGGACCTGCTCACCGACCCGGACCGGCCGGCGGTCCCCGCCCTGCTGCACTGCGCCGCAGGCAAGGACCGGGCAGGTACGTCGATCGCGATCATCCTGCTGGCGCTCGGGGTGGAGCGCTCCGCGATCGAGGCGGACTACCTGGAGAGCAACGCCCGCCACCGGCGCTACAAGGTGGTGCGCGGCGACGGCAGCACGGGCACGGCCATCGCCCCGGAGGTCAGGGAACTGCTCAGCCCGCTGTTCGAGGCCCGGGTGGAGTATCTGCGGGCGGCCTTCGACACCATCGAGGAGCGCTGGGGCTCGGTCGACCGCTACCTCAGCGAAGGCCTCGGCCTGACCGAGCAGCGCCGGGAGCGGCTGCGCGAGCAGTTGCTGACCGGCGGCTGA